The genomic DNA GCGGCCAGGTTGAGGCACGACTGACCATCAGGGAATGCTCCGACGACACGGGTGCGCCTGACCGCTTGTCTGAATTTTCGACACCGACGGCGCGGGCAAGCGTACATAGCACACCATAATTGACTTTTCCGAATTGGGCCATGCCCATCAAAATCTGAATGGCCTGCTCCGGCGTTTGCGGTTTTCTATACGAACGCTTTTCCGCAAGGGCACCGAAAATGTCGCAGACGGTCAGAATTTGCGCCAACTTACTGATTTCCCTGCCCTTCAGTTTGTGGGGCTGAAGTCTTAGTCATCCTCAGTATCTGTTTAACCCCGCGAATCGCCAAACGTTCGATCAAATTATGCTCTGCTTACCATTTGGGAAATGCAGAGTGTTCGCCAGACAAATTGCCTCTACCGAAGCTGCGCGTTCCACAAGCGGGTTGCGGCGTTGTATCAAACCCCCAGTGAGCGAACCGGTGCGGAATAGGATCCCACAAACAATCCGTATCCCACGAGTACGAGGAACGCTCCTGCGGCACAGGTGATAAAATGGCTCGCATAGGACAGTTGATCAAACCGTGATCCGACAGTTTTCAATGCCATTTTACGCATTTGAACCGTGAACAAGGCAAGGCCTGCCACCGTAATGGCCGTGCCCAGAGATATTGCTGCAACTGACAATATTCCGGCAAGGGGTATCCCGGCAAATTTCGCAAATATCAAAACCAATACCGAGCCTGAACACGGCCGAATTCCGATCGAAAAAATAACGGCGAGAATTGTGCGCATATCCGACGCGGCGGAAAGCTGTTCGTTGG from Pararhizobium sp. IMCC3301 includes the following:
- a CDS encoding HD domain-containing phosphohydrolase produces the protein MKGREISKLAQILTVCDIFGALAEKRSYRKPQTPEQAIQILMGMAQFGKVNYGVLCTLARAVGVENSDKRSGAPVSSEHSLMVSRASTWPLLV